Proteins found in one Erythrobacter sp. 3-20A1M genomic segment:
- a CDS encoding BolA family protein has protein sequence MAMSASEIERMIVAGVPDAEVEIRDLAGDGDHYAAHVVSPAFVGKSRVQQHKMVYEALGGNMGGALHALQLTTQVPN, from the coding sequence ATGGCGATGAGCGCAAGCGAGATCGAGCGCATGATCGTGGCCGGCGTGCCAGATGCCGAGGTCGAGATCCGCGATCTTGCGGGCGATGGCGACCACTACGCCGCGCATGTCGTCTCCCCCGCCTTTGTCGGCAAAAGCCGGGTGCAGCAGCACAAGATGGTGTACGAGGCGCTGGGCGGTAACATGGGTGGCGCGCTGCACGCCTTGCAACTGACGACCCAAGTGCCCAACTGA
- the grxD gene encoding Grx4 family monothiol glutaredoxin gives MADTNTRISGIVGEADVVLFMKGTPLFPQCGFSSRAVAILEHCGVAFDSVDVLQDQEIRQGIKAYSDWPTIPQLYVKGEFVGGSDIMMEMYEAGELQQLMDQKAVAKAN, from the coding sequence ATGGCCGATACAAACACGCGCATTTCAGGCATCGTCGGGGAGGCCGACGTCGTGCTTTTCATGAAGGGCACACCGCTCTTCCCGCAATGCGGCTTCTCCAGCCGCGCGGTCGCGATCCTCGAACATTGCGGCGTCGCTTTCGACAGCGTCGATGTGCTGCAGGACCAGGAAATCCGGCAGGGGATCAAGGCCTATTCCGACTGGCCGACCATCCCCCAGCTCTATGTGAAGGGCGAATTCGTCGGCGGCAGCGACATCATGATGGAGATGTACGAGGCGGGCGAACTGCAGCAGCTGATGGACCAGAAGGCGGTCGCGAAGGCGAACTGA
- a CDS encoding DUF1761 domain-containing protein, with protein MGQISILPIVLAALAFFVVGALWYGVLFGKVWQRAAGLSEETLRGGKPMWLIFLLAFLFEMLIALVLAHQFAMTGASDRAIWMISIGFGAFVMSPAIGINYLFQRKPGLLFLIDAGHFVVGMAAMGAVFVAFN; from the coding sequence ATGGGACAGATTTCGATTCTGCCGATCGTGCTGGCAGCGCTGGCATTCTTCGTGGTCGGCGCGCTGTGGTACGGGGTTCTGTTCGGCAAGGTCTGGCAGCGGGCGGCCGGCCTGTCGGAAGAGACGTTGCGGGGCGGCAAGCCGATGTGGCTGATATTCCTGCTCGCCTTCCTGTTCGAGATGCTGATCGCGCTGGTCCTCGCGCATCAGTTCGCGATGACGGGTGCGAGCGACCGGGCGATCTGGATGATCTCGATCGGCTTCGGCGCGTTCGTGATGAGCCCGGCGATCGGGATCAACTACCTGTTCCAGCGCAAGCCGGGCCTGTTGTTCCTGATCGACGCGGGCCATTTCGTCGTCGGTATGGCGGCGATGGGCGCGGTATTCGTGGCGTTCAACTGA
- a CDS encoding TrkA family potassium uptake protein yields MAKQIETVGRRTARGPRYKPLRRAVKIPVWGDLGIRISLALGLIMLVVMIHWWDRDGLVDNLDGEVSFLDVIYFTMISITTTGFGDIAPISDRARLVEAVIVTPVRFAVLFIFVGTAYNFIIKRSWEKFRMARIQEQLSDHVVVLGYGISGSQAVEELIERGIEASCIVVIDPSEERLTEAEKLGCNVMAADATRDDTLEAVRIANAQSVLVSAGRDDTSILIVLTVRHLAPNVPISVVVRADDNELLARQAGANNVINPVRFTGLLLAGSAKGAHIADYLADLASVSGKVQLVEREVRADEIGRSLKESCQEGIGLRVYRDGHALGYWEDACAALEAGDIIVEIIPTNGGEYVQFT; encoded by the coding sequence ATGGCGAAGCAGATCGAAACCGTCGGCCGTCGCACGGCGCGCGGACCCCGCTACAAACCGCTGCGGCGCGCGGTGAAGATCCCCGTCTGGGGCGATCTTGGCATCCGGATCAGCCTGGCGCTGGGCCTCATCATGCTGGTGGTCATGATCCACTGGTGGGACCGTGACGGGCTGGTCGACAATCTCGATGGGGAGGTCAGCTTCCTCGACGTGATCTATTTCACCATGATCTCCATCACCACCACCGGCTTCGGCGATATCGCGCCGATTTCGGATCGGGCCCGGCTGGTAGAGGCGGTGATCGTGACGCCCGTCCGCTTCGCCGTGCTCTTCATTTTCGTCGGCACCGCCTACAACTTCATCATCAAGCGCAGCTGGGAGAAATTCCGCATGGCCCGTATCCAGGAACAATTGTCCGACCACGTGGTGGTCCTCGGCTACGGCATCAGCGGCTCGCAGGCGGTCGAGGAACTGATCGAGCGCGGGATCGAAGCAAGCTGCATCGTGGTGATCGACCCGAGCGAGGAGCGCCTGACCGAGGCGGAGAAGCTGGGCTGCAACGTCATGGCGGCGGATGCCACCCGCGACGACACGCTGGAGGCGGTGCGGATCGCCAACGCGCAATCGGTGCTGGTCTCCGCCGGGCGCGACGACACCTCCATCCTGATCGTGCTGACCGTGCGCCACCTCGCGCCCAATGTGCCGATCAGCGTGGTGGTGCGCGCGGACGACAACGAATTGCTGGCGCGGCAGGCGGGCGCGAACAACGTCATCAACCCGGTGCGCTTCACCGGCCTGCTGTTGGCGGGCAGCGCGAAGGGCGCGCATATCGCCGACTATCTCGCCGACCTCGCCTCCGTCAGCGGCAAGGTCCAGCTGGTGGAGCGCGAAGTGCGGGCGGACGAGATCGGGCGCTCGCTGAAGGAATCGTGCCAGGAGGGGATCGGCCTGCGCGTCTATCGCGATGGCCATGCGCTGGGCTATTGGGAAGATGCCTGCGCGGCGCTGGAGGCGGGCGACATCATCGTCGAGATCATTCCGACGAATGGCGGCGAGTACGTGCAGTTCACGTAG
- a CDS encoding DUF1476 domain-containing protein: MTDFKDRERGEEAKYAFDEDTAFRVAARRNRLLGEWAAGQMNLTPEETDAYKKAVVQADFEEAGDEDVIRKVLGDLTAAGKDVAEADIRLKLEECAVEARRQFMTGE, from the coding sequence ATGACCGATTTCAAGGATCGCGAGCGCGGCGAGGAAGCCAAATACGCGTTCGACGAGGATACCGCGTTCCGTGTCGCGGCGCGCCGCAACCGCCTGCTGGGCGAATGGGCGGCGGGTCAGATGAACCTCACGCCGGAGGAAACCGACGCTTACAAGAAAGCGGTCGTGCAGGCCGATTTCGAGGAAGCGGGCGACGAGGACGTGATCCGCAAGGTGTTGGGCGACCTCACTGCGGCGGGAAAGGACGTGGCCGAAGCCGACATCCGCCTGAAGCTGGAAGAATGCGCGGTCGAGGCGCGGCGCCAGTTCATGACCGGCGAATAG
- a CDS encoding M23 family metallopeptidase, with amino-acid sequence MRRPAPLALAAAALLLVAAGNPATETRHTVEEGETLGGIANRAGVEKAAIAAANGLVEPYAVQAGQVLVIPRQRSHTVKAGETAFGIALKYDVPLDNLAIANGLEKPYPVQIGQQLIIPAQVAQAPTATARPAPRTEPYFRWPHDGRVLLPFSPTHDGIDIAVQTGDMVRAAASGTVVFADNEPTRFGRQVLIDHGNGWQTSYGHLSRITVRKGDVIKTGERIGLAGAAGTATRPELHFEIRHDGKDIDPKSKLPPRDK; translated from the coding sequence ATGCGCAGGCCGGCGCCCCTCGCGCTGGCCGCTGCCGCGCTCCTGCTGGTCGCGGCGGGCAATCCCGCGACCGAGACCCGGCACACCGTCGAGGAAGGCGAAACGCTGGGCGGCATCGCCAACCGGGCCGGGGTGGAAAAGGCGGCGATCGCGGCGGCGAACGGGCTCGTCGAACCCTACGCTGTGCAGGCGGGGCAGGTGCTGGTAATCCCGCGCCAGCGCAGCCACACCGTGAAAGCGGGCGAAACCGCGTTCGGCATCGCGCTGAAATACGACGTGCCGCTCGACAATCTCGCCATCGCCAACGGGCTGGAGAAGCCCTACCCCGTGCAGATCGGGCAGCAACTGATCATCCCGGCGCAGGTGGCGCAAGCCCCCACCGCCACCGCCCGTCCTGCGCCGCGCACCGAACCCTATTTCCGCTGGCCGCATGACGGGCGGGTGCTGCTGCCGTTCTCACCCACGCACGACGGGATCGATATCGCGGTCCAGACGGGCGACATGGTCCGCGCGGCGGCGAGCGGCACCGTGGTGTTCGCCGACAATGAACCGACCCGCTTCGGCCGGCAGGTGCTGATCGATCACGGCAATGGCTGGCAGACCTCCTATGGCCACCTGTCGCGCATCACCGTGAGGAAGGGCGACGTCATCAAGACCGGAGAGCGGATCGGGCTGGCGGGCGCGGCGGGCACCGCCACCCGGCCCGAACTTCATTTCGAAATCCGGCACGATGGCAAGGACATAGACCCCAAGAGCAAATTGCCGCCTCGCGACAAATAG
- the serS gene encoding serine--tRNA ligase produces MHDIRLIRDDPQSFDAALARRGLEPAAADILALDTQRREVTTKLQEGQSRRNEASKAIGQAMGQGDTDTAEALKKEVAELKQSLPALEETERRVGAQLEALLAAYPNRPADDVPEGADESENVEQDRWGTPRSFDFAPQEHADLGPALGMDFETGAKISGARFTFLRGDMARLHRALGQFMLDRQTRENGYAECAPPLLVRDEAVFGTGQLPKFAEDLFRTTDDRWLIPTAEVSLTNAVRETIIDDLSNPLRMTALTPCFRSEAGAAGRDTRGFIRQHQFEKVELVSVCRPEDSAAEHEHMVRSAKGVLEALELPYRTMLLCTGDMGFGARRTFDLEVWLPGQDAYREISSISWCGDFQARRMNARYRPEDGAKKTEFVHTLNGSGLAVGRTLVAVLENYQQADGSVRVPDALKPYMGGIEVLAP; encoded by the coding sequence ATGCACGACATCCGCCTGATCCGCGACGATCCGCAAAGCTTCGACGCCGCTCTCGCCCGCCGCGGGCTGGAACCGGCCGCCGCCGACATTCTCGCGCTCGATACGCAGCGGCGCGAAGTGACGACCAAATTGCAGGAAGGCCAGAGCCGCCGCAACGAGGCCTCGAAGGCGATCGGCCAGGCGATGGGCCAAGGCGATACCGACACTGCCGAGGCGCTGAAGAAAGAAGTCGCCGAGCTCAAGCAGTCGCTCCCGGCGCTGGAGGAGACCGAACGTCGCGTGGGCGCGCAGCTCGAGGCCCTGCTGGCCGCCTACCCCAACCGCCCCGCCGACGACGTGCCCGAGGGTGCGGACGAGAGCGAGAATGTCGAGCAGGATCGCTGGGGCACGCCGCGCAGCTTCGACTTCGCGCCGCAGGAGCACGCCGATCTCGGCCCTGCGCTGGGCATGGATTTCGAAACCGGCGCCAAGATTTCGGGCGCGCGCTTCACCTTCCTGCGCGGCGATATGGCGCGGCTGCATCGTGCGCTGGGCCAGTTCATGCTCGACCGCCAGACGCGCGAGAACGGCTACGCCGAATGCGCGCCGCCGCTGCTGGTGCGCGACGAGGCGGTTTTCGGCACCGGACAGTTGCCGAAATTTGCCGAAGACCTCTTCCGCACAACCGACGATCGCTGGCTGATCCCCACTGCGGAGGTCAGCCTCACCAATGCGGTCCGCGAGACGATCATCGACGATCTGTCGAACCCGCTACGGATGACCGCGCTCACGCCCTGTTTCCGCTCCGAAGCGGGCGCGGCGGGGCGCGATACGCGCGGCTTCATCCGGCAGCACCAGTTCGAGAAGGTCGAGCTGGTCAGCGTATGCCGCCCCGAAGACAGCGCGGCGGAGCACGAGCACATGGTGCGCAGCGCGAAGGGCGTGCTGGAAGCGCTGGAGCTGCCCTATCGCACCATGCTGCTGTGCACCGGCGACATGGGCTTCGGCGCGCGGCGGACCTTCGATCTGGAGGTGTGGCTGCCGGGGCAGGACGCCTATCGCGAGATCAGCTCGATCAGCTGGTGCGGCGATTTCCAGGCGCGGCGGATGAACGCGCGCTACCGGCCCGAGGACGGCGCGAAGAAAACAGAGTTCGTCCACACCCTCAACGGCTCCGGCCTCGCGGTCGGGCGGACCCTGGTCGCGGTGCTGGAGAACTACCAGCAAGCCGACGGATCGGTGCGCGTGCCCGATGCGCTGAAGCCCTATATGGGCGGCATCGAAGTCCTTGCCCCCTAA
- the surE gene encoding 5'/3'-nucleotidase SurE, producing the protein MKILLTNDDGVHAPGLEVLEAIAREFTDDIWICAPDEEQSGMGHALTLTRPVRLRKHGERRFSVTGTPTDSVTMGLRNVMDGTPDAILSGVNRGANLADDITYSGTVSAAIEGALAGIRSIALSQVTSRDGEAGADTFDAARKWGAKVLAPLLDAPLPKRTLVNVNFPAIAGEAVKGIRAVRQGFHDYSRGTVVEGRDPRGFRYYWFGLQAIEHSLDHGTDLEAIDEGYVSVTPLQLDLTHHASLGELGERFA; encoded by the coding sequence ATGAAAATCCTTCTCACCAATGACGACGGCGTGCACGCCCCCGGCCTCGAAGTGCTGGAAGCGATCGCGCGCGAGTTCACCGACGACATCTGGATCTGCGCGCCGGACGAGGAGCAGTCGGGCATGGGCCACGCGCTCACGCTGACCCGTCCCGTGCGGCTGCGGAAGCACGGCGAGCGGCGCTTTTCCGTCACCGGTACGCCGACCGACAGCGTCACCATGGGGCTGCGCAACGTCATGGACGGCACGCCCGACGCGATCCTGTCGGGCGTCAATCGTGGTGCCAACCTCGCCGACGACATCACCTATTCGGGCACCGTCTCGGCGGCGATCGAGGGCGCGCTGGCGGGCATCCGCTCCATCGCGCTGAGCCAGGTGACCAGCCGCGACGGCGAAGCGGGGGCCGATACGTTCGACGCCGCGCGCAAATGGGGCGCGAAGGTCCTCGCCCCGCTGCTCGACGCGCCGCTGCCCAAGCGCACCCTGGTCAATGTCAACTTCCCGGCCATCGCGGGCGAAGCGGTGAAGGGCATCCGCGCCGTGCGCCAAGGCTTCCACGACTATTCGCGCGGCACCGTGGTGGAGGGGCGCGATCCGCGCGGCTTCCGCTATTACTGGTTCGGATTGCAGGCGATCGAGCACTCGCTCGACCATGGCACCGACCTGGAGGCTATCGACGAGGGCTATGTTTCGGTGACGCCGTTGCAATTGGACCTCACCCACCACGCCTCGCTCGGCGAACTGGGCGAGCGCTTCGCCTGA